A region of Plectropomus leopardus isolate mb unplaced genomic scaffold, YSFRI_Pleo_2.0 unplaced_scaffold4805, whole genome shotgun sequence DNA encodes the following proteins:
- the LOC121939431 gene encoding glutamate receptor-interacting protein 2-like translates to VTVIKDPEIDDFGFSVSDGFLEKGVYVNMIRPDGPADRAGLKPYDRILQVNHVRTRDFDCCLAVPLITEAGDRLELVISRNPLANDEDAEDNNNTLDHPLDL, encoded by the exons gTGACGGTGATAAAGGACCCAGAGATCGATGATTTCGGCTTCAGCGTGTCAGACGGCTTCTTGGAGAAAGGAGTTTACGTCAACATGATCAGACCTGATGGGCCAGCAGACAGAGCAGGGCTCAAACCCTACGACAGGATCCTGCAG GTGAACCACGTGAGGACGAGGGACTTCGACTGCTGCCTGGCGGTGCCTCTGATCACAGAGGCCGGGGACAGACTGGAGCTGGTCATCAGTCGCAACCCACTGGCAAACGATGAGGATGCAGAGGACAATAACAACACTTTGGACCATCCGCTAGAcctgtaa